The Candidatus Binatia bacterium region ATGGGCATGATCTGGCCCTCGGAACCGGGTCCTACGATGGGATCGTGGGCGGACAGCTCTTCATGAGCTGGGATCGGTTCTTCTGGACCACGTCGGCGCAGTACACCATTCGGACCGAAGGCTCGTTCGACTACAGGTTCGCCAACGATCTCACGTTCAACGCGGGTCCGGGCTATTACGCTTATCTCGACCACGGCTGGTCCGTCGGACTGCAGGGAATGGTTTCCGGCGAGACGAAGGGTCAGGACGAGCTCGCCGGCGAGAGCCTGGGCGATACGGCCGCGACGTACCTCTTCGCCGGACCCGCGTTGCGCGTGGCGTTCGGTGCGAATTTCTCGGCCGCGGTCATGGGCGACATTCCCTTCGTTCGAAACGAGACCTCGCTCCAGATCGTCCCTGACTACCGCATCCGCGGGGCGTTGATGTGGCGTTTCTGAGGGGCGCGCTCGCCGCGTTCGCATTGCTCGTCGGCCTCGCTTCGAGTGCGCCGGCGGTGTCCGAGGGGGATCCGGCGCCCACGGTGAAGCTGACGGCGCTCGACGGTGTGCCGATGGATCTCGCCGAGTTCCGAGGGAAGGTCGTGGTCCTGGATTTCTGGGCCACCTGGTGTGCGCCGTGCGTCGATCAGTTGACGGGTCTCCAGCGGGTCTCGAGCGATGGGGCCTTGGGCGACTTCGTCGTCGTGGCCGCGAGCATCGACGACGACGTGGACGCACCAAAGGCGTTTCTCGTCGAGAAGTTTCCGAAGGCGAAGTTCCGGGTCGCGCATGATCCGGGCGGCGATGCCCTCGCGTCGTTCGGTGCGGACGGTATCCCGGCGCTCTACGTATTGGATCGAGCTGGCGTCGTCCGTCACACCCACTTCGGCCCGGGTGGGGACGATGATCTCGAGAAGACGCTTTCGGCACTCCTCGCGGCGCCCCCTTCCGCGCCCGCCCGGGGGCCCGTAGACTGATCTCCGTGGAACCCTGGGGCGTCGGCGCACCCGGCGAGGCTCATCCCCTCGCCGACGAGCGCAATCGGATCAACCTCTCGTGGCTCTTGCTGTTGCGCTGGGGCGCCGGGGCGGGGCAGAGCCTCACGGTCTTGATCGTGTGGGGATGGCTGGGCATCGAGCTCCCGCTGGGCCCGCTCTTCTGCCTGATCGCGATCGGGGCAGGGTCGAACCTGGCGGCGACGTTGTGGCTGGGGCGCGCGGAGTCGATTCCCGAGGCTGCGCCGGCGGCCGTGATGTTGATCGACGTCGCCGTGTTGACCGGTCTCTTGTGGGTGACCGGTGGGCCATCGAATCCGTTCAGCACCCTGTACCTCGTGAACATCGCGCTCGCGGCGGCCGTTCTCCGGCCGCGGTGGACGTGGGGCTTGGTGGTGCTCTCGATCGGATGCTTCGGGCTCCTCTTTCGGGTCTCGGGCTCGGAGCACGATGCGATGTCGCACATGGCCCATGGTGGTCTCGGTCTGCACTTCGAGGGAATGTTCGTTGCGTTCGCCGTGAGCGCGGTTTTCATCGCGTACTTCGTTCAGCGGGTGACCGGAGAACTCGCGCGCAGAGAGGGAGAGCTCGCCGACGCCCGGAACGCCCGGACGCGCGCGGAGCGGCTCGCGTCGCTGGGCACGCTCGCCGCCGGAGCGGCGCACGAGCTCTCGACGCCACTCTCGACCATTGCGGTCGTGGCCCGTGAGCTCGAGCGAAAGCTCGGGGTGACGGTGGGGCAGGACGAAGCGGCGGAAGATGCGCGCCTGGTCCGCGAGCAGGTCGACCGGTGTCGTCACATTCTCGATCAGATGTCGGCGGATGCCGGAGAGGTTCGTGGTGACACGTTCGTCGCGGTCGGACTTGCTGAGCTGGTGTCGGAGTCGACCGATGGACTCCGCGAGGTGGATCGCCTCGACGTCCTCGTCGAGGAACTCGACCCGGAGCGTTCGCTGTACGTACCGAAGAGGGCCGTCGTGCAAGCGCTTCGCGCGGTCACGAAGAACGCGCTGGAGGCCTCGTCCAAGGATACGTCGGTCGAGATCCGCGCCGGCCTGGAGGGAGCGGAGTGGCGCATCCAAGTCCGTGACCGCGGGCCGGGGATGTCGGACGATGTTCTCGCTCGCGTCGGCGAGCCGTTCTTCACGACGAAGGGGCCGGGCCGCGGCATGGGTTTGGGCGTCTTCCTCGCGCAAACGGTTCTTTCCGGCCTCGGCGGAGGTCTCGAAATGAAATCGTGGCCGGGCGTCGGGACGACAGCGGAGCTTCGCCTGCCGGTTACGCCGCCGGGTGAAACGGATGGAGCCGCAGCGTGAGTGCCGTAAGCGTTCTGGTGGTCGATGACGACCGCGTCCTGCGTGAGCGCCTTGCGCGGGCTTTGCGCGACCGCGGCTTCGACGTCGTCGCGGCCGGCGACGCGGAGGAGGCCTTGGCCGTAGTCGACTCGACGGGTGTCCCTGATCGCGCCGTCGTGGACCTCCGCATGCCCGGCCGCTCAGGCCTCGAACTCGTCCGCGACCTACGCGACCGCGCTCCCGACGCCCGGATCGTCGTCCTCACCGGCTACGGCAGCATCGCGAGCGCGGTCGAGGCCATGCGCCTCGGGGCCACCAACTACCTCTCCAAACCGGCGGACGCGGACGATGTCGTCGCCGCCTTCGACGCCCCGGACACCCCCACCGACGACCCGGTCGAATCCGGCCTCGAGGCCCCGTCTCTGGCCCGCGCGGAGTGGGAACACATCAACCGTGTCCTCACCGACTGCGACGGAAACGTTTCAGAGGCGGCGCGTCGATTGGGGCTGCACCGCAGGTCACTGCAACGGAAGCTGGCGAAGATGCCTCCGAAGACGTGAGACAGGCGGAGTTGGTTGTCCCCTGGCTGGGGATCGGCAGGGGCGTTCTTTAATCTCGGCGGGGCGCCGTCGTGGTCCCGGAAGAACGCAAGACCAGGATCGCCGCCGGACGCCTTGGCAAGCCGGACCTCTCACTCACACCTCCGCAACCAATCCACCAACATCGGGTTGAACGCTTCGGGTTTTTCCTGGTGCACGAAGTGTCCGGCCCCTTCGAACCGCTCCGTCCGCACCCCCTTGGGGTACTGCGCCGGGTCGATGTAGTCGAACAGCCGCGTATCCATGCAACCGTCGTCGGCGCCGGTCACCGTGAGCGTTGGAACATGCGTCGGTGCGCGTGTCAGCTCCCGTGTTCGTTTCGAGTCCTCTAGGAACGGATGCATCATCGCGCGGTAGTAGGCGAGGGCGGACCAGGCGACGCCGGGCTGCCGGAACGTCTGTTTCAGGCGCTCCATTTCGTCGGGTTCCCAATCCCAACCGGGGGACCAGTCGCGCCAGAGGCGTTCGATGAATGCGAAATCGTTTCGCGCGACGATGGTGTCAGCGATGCCGCGGAGTTGGAAGAAGAGGATGTACCAGGAGTTGCGGAGCTGGATCGGGTGGTGGCGAATGCCGTCTTCGACGGATTGGAAGTTCGCGATCGCGATGGAGGTGAACGACCGAAACAGGGTCGGCTCGACGAGGCAGGCGAGGGCGCCGGCGATCGCGCCCCAGTCGTGGCCCACGAGATGGATCGGTTCTCCCCCGCCCAGAGTGCGTGCCCATTGGACCACGTCGCTCGCGAGCCGCATGGGGTGGTGGGCGGCCACATCCCGGCCCGGTTGGGAGGACGGTTCGTAGCCCCGCATCATGGGGGCGAAGGCGCGGTAGCCGGCGTTCGCGAGGGCCGGGAGTTGATGGCGGAACGACTCGTAGTGGTCCGGGAAGCCGTGGAGGCAGAGCACGGGTGCACCGTCTCCCGCCGTGAGACACCGAAAGCGCAACTCGTTTGCTTCGAGAGTGATGGTTTCGAACGCCATGGCCCATGGGAATGCCGGATCCTCGACCGAATCGCCACCAATTGTACGCCTCACACACATTGTCCAGGCCATGGCCCAGCATCGATCACGCGCTGCATATCGTCATCCAGAAGGTGGCCGGGGAACTACGCGGAGCCGACGTCGTCGAGGCGTAGAAGGGGCTGTATCTGGATTCGGAACACGATCCGTCACTTCCGGTCCTCTGGGATGCGCGGGACGGAACCGTGAGCGGGATGCCCATCGAGGAGATGCGGACGGCCGCGGGGGATTCCGAGGCCTTCTGGGAGCGAATGCGAACTGGCCGCACCGCGATCCGGGTCGGATCGGAAGCCGACTTCGCCATGGGCCGGATGTACCAGCAACTCGCGGACCGGACGCCGCGCGCTCTTTAGGTCTTTTGCGATTACGACGAAGCGATCGCCTGGCTGCAAGCGCCGCGCGACGCCTGACCGTCAGCTTCGCCGGATGGCCTTCGCCGCCTCGGCGGCCCGGATCTCCTCTTCGGTGGCACCCGATTCACGCAAGACCGCATCGGTGGCTTGTCCGAGGGACTGGGCTGCATGCCGCGCTTGCGGTGCCTCGCCGTCGAACACGATCGGCGCACCGACGGCGCGGAACGTCGTGCCGTCGTCGCGGTCGATATTCAGGATGTAGCCGTTCGCGCGGACCTGTGGGTCGTCCGGAATGTCAATCGGGCTCTGATTCAGACCCCAGATGCAGTCCGTGCCGGTGAGACGCTCGACCCACTCCGCGCGGGGGCGCTCCTTGAATCGTCGCTGAATCTCGCCGACGAGCTCCGCGAGGTTCTCGGCGCGCTTCTCAGGGGAAGCGAACCTCGCGTCGTCGAGGAGATCTTCGTAGCCGGCGGCCCGTGCGAAGATCGGGAAGAACCGTGGTTCGTCCTGCCACATCATCAACGTCACGTACTTCTCGTCTGCGGTGAGGTAGGTCGTCGCGACGGCCGAACGCGGCATGCCGCCGGCCTCCATCTTTGGGAGGTCGCGGCCGTATTGCATCGCGGCGTTGATGTCGGGCGACATCATCCATGTCGCGACGCCGAGTAGAGAAACGTCGACCACGCTCGCGTGTCCCGTGCGCTCGCGCTTGTACAGCGCACCCGCGATGCCACCGGCCAGTGTGAGGCCGCTCGTGAAATCGCCGGTCGCCGGTCGCTGGCCGATGAGGTGCTGGCCCGGCGGGGTGAGACGTTCCTGGACGGAGCCGCGCGCCCAGAACGAGACGGCGTCGAAGCCCCCGGCGTCCGCCTCGTCGCCCTTCGCTCCCTGGCCATGGCCGCGCGCGTAGATGATCTTCGGGTTTACCCGTCGAATGTCGTCGACGTCGATGCCCAGTCGCTGCCGGCTCCCCGGCAGCAGGTTCGTCAGGAAGACGTCGGCCTTTGCGGCGACCTGGAGCAGCAGGGCGTGCCCCTCGGGCTTCGTGACGTCGATCGCGATGCACTGCTTACTGCGGAACAACGATTCCGTCATGAAACTCGGCACGTCCGGGTCGGTTCCGGGGATCACGCCCCACCCGACCAGTTGACGCGTCGGGTCCCCACGCTCGGGGTGTTCGACCTTCACGACGTCGGCCCCCCAGTCGGCGAGGGCGGTGCCGGCGGACGGCACGAAGCCGTGTTCCGCTACTTCCAGCACGCGAACTCCTTCGAGGATATCTAGCATGCTGGACGCCTATCCGATGGCGACCGTTGAGCGAAATGGGATAGAGCGGAAACATGCCGAGGGTTCTGATCGCCGGTGCGGGCCCGGGAGGGGCCGCGCTGGCTTTCCTGCTGTCGCGCCGTGGGATCGACGTGACTCTCCTGGAGCGCCACACCGATTTTGCACGCGAGTTTCGCGGCGAGCTGCTGCTCCCTGGCGGCCTCGAGATCCTGCAGCAGATGGGACTGTGGGACTCCTATGAGGCGGTTCCGCAGGTAGAGCTCCGTTCGATCGCGGCCTTCGTGAACGGTCGGCAGCGGGTTCGAGTCGAGTTCGATCCTTCCGTCATGGGCGACATCGCCCCGCGGTGGATTTCGCAGGCGCACTTTCTCGAGATGTTAGTCGCCAAAGCCGCGGCGCATCCGTCCTTCTCTCTAGAGCGCGGGATGACCGTGCGAGATCTTCTGCGCGAGGATGGTCGCGTCGTCGGACTTCGCTGTGTCGGGCCGGACGGCGAGCACGACATTCGCGCGGACCTCGTCATCGGTGCCGACGGGCGCTCGTCTGTCGTGCGTCGGCGCGCGGGGCTAACGGTGCACGAAGACCCGGCGCCGATGGACATCGTGTGGTTCAAGGTTCCTCGTCCCGCGTTCCTGGAGAACGATCCGCACTTGCGCGCCTACGTCGGGGACGGGCACCTCCTGCTCGCCGCACCGGTGAATGAAGACCGGCTGCAGATCGCGTGGATCATTCCGAAGGGCGGTTTCGGCGGTGTACGGGGTCGCGGGATGGAAGCCTGCGTGGATGCGATGGCCAGGCACGTGTCGCCCGACCTCTCCGATCATCTCAAGAAGACCGGCGCGGGTGCGATGGAGCCGTTTCTCTTGAGCACGGTCTCGGACTGCGCCTCCGAATGGACTCGTCCGGGTATGATGGTGATCGGCGATGCCGCGCACACGATGAGCCCCGTAGGGGGGCAGGGTCTGAACCACGCCCTTCGCGATGCTGCGGTGGCCGCGAATCACCTCGTCCCCGTCCTTACGAGCGCAGGGCCGCTCGACGGGGGCGCGGTCGACGCCGCAACCTTCGCGGCCGAGCAGGAACGGACGCCGGAGATTTCCACGATCCAGCGCCTCCAGGCGCTGCCCCCGAGGATCCTCTTCAGTCAACGCAGCGCAGCGGGGATCGTGATGGGGATCGGCGCCTTCTTCGTGAACCACGGATGGACGCCGCCGCTGGCCGGGAGGATCATGCGTCAGTTCTTCTTCGGGGTCGACGAAGTCCGACTCCGCGTCTGAGGTTGCTCACGCCCGCGTGCTCGTCTCCGACAGTCGGGAGGCCAGGACGCGCTAGAGATTCAACAGGACCTTCGCCGCGACGGTCGGCTCGCGATTGAGAAAGGCGCGCAGGAAGCCCGCGGACAGCACCACGACCCCGCACGGCGTCCGCGCGATCACATTCGCGGTACGCCGGCCCTCGGTCAGAAAGCCGATCTTGCCGAAAGGGTCGCCCGAACCGAGAAACGAGAGGGCATGCTCGGGGGCTTCGTCCCCTAGGACCTCGCACGCGCCGTTCGAGACGACGAACAGGGTCTCCCCGAGCTCTCCTTGTCGGACGATGTGGCCGCCCGGCTGTGCTTCGACGACCGTGGTCTTCGCGAGGAAGCGCTCAGATTCTCCCTTGTCGAGTCCGTGAAGAAGACCGACCGAATGCAGTGGGTCGCTTGCGATTCGCTCGCCGAGAAGTTCCAAAAAGACGCCCTCGGGAAGAAGTTGGGCGCTGTCGAAGGAGTCTGCGCGCGGGTACGTCCTGTCGAACCATGCGCGCGCTTGGGTGTCGTCCGGGCCGTTCTTCGCGACGCGCGCCAATAGCGACCGTACATGTTGGAGCCTCTGTGGGTCTCCAAGTAGCATGAGGATCGGGACCTTGAGGCCGTAAGAGCCGTGGTTGAACGCGCTTTCCTAGCGGCGGAACCCGAGGTGCTCGTCGAACGGGAGGAGATGCGGGCTGCAGTCCCCGTAGTTCAGCCGGATGCCGTGCTCGTGCGCCGCCTCGAAGGCGGTCTTCATGAGTCGAAGGATCGCGGTGCCGTGACGGAGCTTCGGATCCAGCATGAAGCCCCCCGTCGCGCAGGCCTCGTTTGGGGAGAAGGACGCTCAGGCGCATGAAGCGGTTTCTCCTCCGAGTTCACGGAACATTCGCAAGTAGAGCCCGGCGACGACTTCGCCTGCCTGCGACGAACCGAATGGCCTTTGCGTCATCGCCGAGTCTTTCGGCGAGTTTCTGAACCGCAGTCTTGCCGAGGTCGTCGCGCACATGCTTCCGAAGGGCTGCGAGGTTCTCCATGCCGACCCCTACCGCCGCCGCCGGGGAGCGGTCCATCACCTGATCATGTTACTCCTGCGGTTCCGCGTCGGTCACTCCGGTCCGCGGAGCCGGCGGGCCGGACGGTCGGACTCTTCGTAGGCCTTGGGCTTGCGGGCCTCGAGGTAGATCCGGATCTCCGCCGGGCCGAGCCGCCAACTCTTGTGGACCGGCGCGTCGGCCTCGAAACCGCGCTGCCGGCGGGCGGCCTTCCCGAATCCCCACCAGATGAACTCCCACCTCTGCTCCGAGACGGCGTCGGCAGGGCGATACGGGGATCGGGGCATGGGAGGAATCTACCGACCGCGCCGGTTCAGAGCCACAAGGGTTCTGTGAGCGCCTCAGCTGCAGCTGGCGTTGGAGGTGGCGTCGTCGAAGACGTCGCAATCGATTGCGAGGTCTTCACTCGCGGTGTTGATCGCCTTGCAGGTCGCACATCGCGACGCGGCGAGCACACAGCCGTGCAGGACCTCACCGTCACTCGTGCCGCAGGCAGGAAACGCCGAGAGGATGTCGACGCCGCCGTCAACGCAGGGCTTGGCGATCGCCTTGCGGATCGGGTCGATCTTGCCCGCGGCCGTATCGCACTTCTTGGCGATCTTTCCGTTGGGGTCGTCGCCCGCGCAGAGCGCCTGGTCGGTCGGGTCGTCGAACGGGACGTCCGCGCCAGCCGGGCCTGCGGTCCCCTTGAAGCCGAGAGTCGAGCAACGCCGGAACTCCTTCAGCATCGCCGATTCGCAATTCTGAGCCTTCCGGATCACGAGCTGCTGGCACTTCGCTGCGTCGCGATCGGCCGACTCGAGGATGATGCCCAGGTCGAGATCCGGTCCGAACATCGCATGCGTGAGGTCGAGGTCGCGCTGCTCGGCGGCCTCCTGTAGTTCGGTAGGCTGGCCGGTGCCGAAGGTGGGGAAGCGAAGATAGCCCACGCCGTCGAAACCGGAGCAGGCTCCGTCCCACGCCTTGTTGGTGCTGACGACGGCGGCGGTCGTCTTCGGGTCCTCGGTGGCGACACAGGTTTCGATCGGCCCGGGTAGAAGTCCCTTCGCGATCAGACGCACGCAGTTGTACACGCGTCGCCCGACCGACTTCGAGAGCTTCTCGAACTGCTTCTGGAGCTTCTGTGTGCACTTTGTGTGGTCGCCCGTCACAGGAACGTTCTCGGTGACGAGGACTAAATTCGCTCGGATCTCACCCGTCGGCCAGATGTCGCTGTGGATGTTCACGTAGCCGAGCTCATCCACCATGGCCTGCAGGTTGATCGGTGCGACGAGCCCCGGCGTGCCCGGAACGATAGAGGTGAGTAGAACCGTGTCGGAGTAGGAGTCGGTCGTGCGGTTTACGCCGGCGATGACGACGTCGGACGCGTCGTTGAAGACGTTCCAGAGGTGCGGCATCACGCTCTGCGAGGGGGTCGCCGGTCCATGCACGTGGATGGCGGAAAGCTGGCCTTCGAGGGCGGTCCAGTCCACCGTGTACGAGATGAGGCCTGTCGTGTGGTCGTAGGAAATGTTCGCGTGCCCGGTGGCGGCGCTCTCGGTCGAGCCGTCCCCGACGCCGGAGTTGTTCACCTGATCCTCGCTGGCGTCCATGTCCCAGACATAGGTCTCTGCCCCGGAAGTAGCGGGCAGGAGCAGGAGCCCACAGAGGGCGGCAAGCAAGGGCAATCGAACGCGGGACATGGGTGGAAATCTCCTCAGACGGTTGCCTTATTGTGCCGCAGTGGCGGGATGACTGGCAACAGAAGATCTGCCTTCCGGTGAATGTTCGTTCGGGATTTTACGCAGCGAAAACGGACTCCCCCTCGCACAGGGGGCCGAGCGTGAGATCCCCCGGTGGGGTCGCTATCAAGGGCCCGTGACCACAACGGCAAAGCTTTTCCATACAGACGAGGGGCAGGGCGCTCCCGTCCTGTTCCTCCACGGCCTCGCCGGAGATCACGGCGTCTTCGAGCGCCAGACGCTCGACATCTCTCAAGGTTGGCGGACCCTGCGGGTCGATGCCCGCGGGCACGGCCAATCGGAGGTGCCCCCCGGGCCCTGGACGATCGCCGACTTCGCAGGCGACTTCGTCGGTCTGCTCGACGAACTCGGACTCGACTCGGCCCATGTCGTCGGGCACTCCGCCGGCGGCGTGTTCGCGATGAGCATGGCGCTCGATCATCCCACGCGGGTGAAGAGCCTCTTCCTCGTCGGGACGTCGGCCGAGCTCAAGCCGGAGATCGCTGAGAAGAGCTACCTCCGCTGGGCGAGCCTCGCGCAGAAGAGTGGGCTCGAGGCGGCGCTCGAGGACGCCCGACTTCCGATCCCCGCCGGGATTCGCCCGGAGCACGGCGATGGGTTCGCGCAGAGCTGTCGTGCGGTCAGCCAGATGGTGGGCGAGCCCCTCGCGCCGCGCCTCGGTGAGATCCGCTGTCCGACGGCGTTCGTGGTGGGGGAGAAGGATCCTTTCGGCCCCG contains the following coding sequences:
- a CDS encoding TlpA disulfide reductase family protein; this translates as MAFLRGALAAFALLVGLASSAPAVSEGDPAPTVKLTALDGVPMDLAEFRGKVVVLDFWATWCAPCVDQLTGLQRVSSDGALGDFVVVAASIDDDVDAPKAFLVEKFPKAKFRVAHDPGGDALASFGADGIPALYVLDRAGVVRHTHFGPGGDDDLEKTLSALLAAPPSAPARGPVD
- a CDS encoding ATP-binding protein, which gives rise to MEPWGVGAPGEAHPLADERNRINLSWLLLLRWGAGAGQSLTVLIVWGWLGIELPLGPLFCLIAIGAGSNLAATLWLGRAESIPEAAPAAVMLIDVAVLTGLLWVTGGPSNPFSTLYLVNIALAAAVLRPRWTWGLVVLSIGCFGLLFRVSGSEHDAMSHMAHGGLGLHFEGMFVAFAVSAVFIAYFVQRVTGELARREGELADARNARTRAERLASLGTLAAGAAHELSTPLSTIAVVARELERKLGVTVGQDEAAEDARLVREQVDRCRHILDQMSADAGEVRGDTFVAVGLAELVSESTDGLREVDRLDVLVEELDPERSLYVPKRAVVQALRAVTKNALEASSKDTSVEIRAGLEGAEWRIQVRDRGPGMSDDVLARVGEPFFTTKGPGRGMGLGVFLAQTVLSGLGGGLEMKSWPGVGTTAELRLPVTPPGETDGAAA
- a CDS encoding response regulator, translated to MSAVSVLVVDDDRVLRERLARALRDRGFDVVAAGDAEEALAVVDSTGVPDRAVVDLRMPGRSGLELVRDLRDRAPDARIVVLTGYGSIASAVEAMRLGATNYLSKPADADDVVAAFDAPDTPTDDPVESGLEAPSLARAEWEHINRVLTDCDGNVSEAARRLGLHRRSLQRKLAKMPPKT
- a CDS encoding alpha/beta hydrolase, which codes for MAFETITLEANELRFRCLTAGDGAPVLCLHGFPDHYESFRHQLPALANAGYRAFAPMMRGYEPSSQPGRDVAAHHPMRLASDVVQWARTLGGGEPIHLVGHDWGAIAGALACLVEPTLFRSFTSIAIANFQSVEDGIRHHPIQLRNSWYILFFQLRGIADTIVARNDFAFIERLWRDWSPGWDWEPDEMERLKQTFRQPGVAWSALAYYRAMMHPFLEDSKRTRELTRAPTHVPTLTVTGADDGCMDTRLFDYIDPAQYPKGVRTERFEGAGHFVHQEKPEAFNPMLVDWLRRCE
- a CDS encoding CoA transferase; the encoded protein is MLDILEGVRVLEVAEHGFVPSAGTALADWGADVVKVEHPERGDPTRQLVGWGVIPGTDPDVPSFMTESLFRSKQCIAIDVTKPEGHALLLQVAAKADVFLTNLLPGSRQRLGIDVDDIRRVNPKIIYARGHGQGAKGDEADAGGFDAVSFWARGSVQERLTPPGQHLIGQRPATGDFTSGLTLAGGIAGALYKRERTGHASVVDVSLLGVATWMMSPDINAAMQYGRDLPKMEAGGMPRSAVATTYLTADEKYVTLMMWQDEPRFFPIFARAAGYEDLLDDARFASPEKRAENLAELVGEIQRRFKERPRAEWVERLTGTDCIWGLNQSPIDIPDDPQVRANGYILNIDRDDGTTFRAVGAPIVFDGEAPQARHAAQSLGQATDAVLRESGATEEEIRAAEAAKAIRRS
- a CDS encoding FAD-dependent monooxygenase: MPRVLIAGAGPGGAALAFLLSRRGIDVTLLERHTDFAREFRGELLLPGGLEILQQMGLWDSYEAVPQVELRSIAAFVNGRQRVRVEFDPSVMGDIAPRWISQAHFLEMLVAKAAAHPSFSLERGMTVRDLLREDGRVVGLRCVGPDGEHDIRADLVIGADGRSSVVRRRAGLTVHEDPAPMDIVWFKVPRPAFLENDPHLRAYVGDGHLLLAAPVNEDRLQIAWIIPKGGFGGVRGRGMEACVDAMARHVSPDLSDHLKKTGAGAMEPFLLSTVSDCASEWTRPGMMVIGDAAHTMSPVGGQGLNHALRDAAVAANHLVPVLTSAGPLDGGAVDAATFAAEQERTPEISTIQRLQALPPRILFSQRSAAGIVMGIGAFFVNHGWTPPLAGRIMRQFFFGVDEVRLRV
- a CDS encoding cyclic nucleotide-binding domain-containing protein — encoded protein: MARVAKNGPDDTQARAWFDRTYPRADSFDSAQLLPEGVFLELLGERIASDPLHSVGLLHGLDKGESERFLAKTTVVEAQPGGHIVRQGELGETLFVVSNGACEVLGDEAPEHALSFLGSGDPFGKIGFLTEGRRTANVIARTPCGVVVLSAGFLRAFLNREPTVAAKVLLNL
- a CDS encoding CHRD domain-containing protein gives rise to the protein MSRVRLPLLAALCGLLLLPATSGAETYVWDMDASEDQVNNSGVGDGSTESAATGHANISYDHTTGLISYTVDWTALEGQLSAIHVHGPATPSQSVMPHLWNVFNDASDVVIAGVNRTTDSYSDTVLLTSIVPGTPGLVAPINLQAMVDELGYVNIHSDIWPTGEIRANLVLVTENVPVTGDHTKCTQKLQKQFEKLSKSVGRRVYNCVRLIAKGLLPGPIETCVATEDPKTTAAVVSTNKAWDGACSGFDGVGYLRFPTFGTGQPTELQEAAEQRDLDLTHAMFGPDLDLGIILESADRDAAKCQQLVIRKAQNCESAMLKEFRRCSTLGFKGTAGPAGADVPFDDPTDQALCAGDDPNGKIAKKCDTAAGKIDPIRKAIAKPCVDGGVDILSAFPACGTSDGEVLHGCVLAASRCATCKAINTASEDLAIDCDVFDDATSNASCS
- a CDS encoding alpha/beta hydrolase, yielding MTTTAKLFHTDEGQGAPVLFLHGLAGDHGVFERQTLDISQGWRTLRVDARGHGQSEVPPGPWTIADFAGDFVGLLDELGLDSAHVVGHSAGGVFAMSMALDHPTRVKSLFLVGTSAELKPEIAEKSYLRWASLAQKSGLEAALEDARLPIPAGIRPEHGDGFAQSCRAVSQMVGEPLAPRLGEIRCPTAFVVGEKDPFGPGGSVKASRAVPGAELQIIEGQGHYPFRREVEDFNRRLRTFLEAVS